The Alosa sapidissima isolate fAloSap1 chromosome 16, fAloSap1.pri, whole genome shotgun sequence genome has a segment encoding these proteins:
- the npas4l gene encoding neuronal PAS domain-containing protein 4-like, giving the protein MLQGPCLAPGTGGIGLNPQLGYKRTVKTEARHRSRKAALGKGGLKSTKMTVYCESCKSSESARRGSFSSSPRRTETTSQKFCRRFRSTKGASKARRDHINGEIRNMRALLPIPQEDQERLSYLHSMSVICTYIRKSVLYKVRPEECQADPFLPCDFLQALPGFIVVLTKDGKLVCVSENVSDYLGFSMVDILQGDTFYDMIDSSYVDLVRENLETDTCSSREISFVCQMHTSKAFRLQHGSYCTLLVRGRFQADPQSSLFVALCTPTVNRLGEADLPCCTSHFQTLHNPDMSLMHTPHSVFFHLGYTSDELAGQSWYSLIHPEDLSIAACAHKSLIEMMEDPQVEMVLRLQCKDLSWTWLYTCAAMYAGKDEIVCTNYIISETEAIFLKQNIHNNALRVPNKSFSSPAASQAPLSPEGYANRSPKRRRNSGQLVEESRKRTRLSEHSLNVVICDTHPGNRDSLSVHLGHGTTVFSSPPYSPASSQSPPMQEEPNPDYLLEEQCNITEGLLSPPSGSPHYSPPASSGSNGSLNPEPSGTFTPTPALQSYHSEAFHSGSFNVVSSPTSLGPQPVCVFPDCAGDTCLVPDYQPLSEVYESPADCVLHPEDFGLLPVTPLDLGASEHSQELPPVSHQATPLTPEALPAAPLQFHYSERELDHDQDQVEISLLARQISSLASSFNAYCSQGLAPGGSASPQHQDPPLGWPQHTLPPYLTAGAGSEPVLDEGAIDCILKDLDGVLGRVEGWTQQPDVTQLTQRIPVAQSQDSTLAALVDCLPTEGFASTHTTADPLIMRSECQDQNSGLHQLNQYAYCSISQDGLAEESMY; this is encoded by the exons ATGCTCCAGGGGCCCTGTCTGGCCCCAGGAACAGGG gGTATCGGGTTAAATCCTCAGTTAGGCTATAAAAGGACGGTGAAGACGGAGGCCAGGCATAGAAGCCGCAAGGCAGCCCTAGGCAAAG GCGGTCTTAAAAGCACCAAGATGACGGTCTATTGTGAATCTTGTAAAAGTTCTGAAAGCGCAAGACGAGGCTCCTTCTCAAGCTCTCCCCGTCGCACAGAAACTACCAGTCAGAAATTCTGCAGAAGATTCAG GTCCACTAAGGGGGCCTCCAAAGCCCGGCGGGATCACATCAACGGAGAGATCCGGAACATGCGTGCCTTACTGCCCATCCCTCAAGAGGACCAGGAGCGGTTGTCCTACCTCCACTCCATGTCTGTCATCTGCACCTACATCAGGAAGTCAGTTCTCTACAAAG TTCGACCAGAAGAGTGTCAGGCTGACCCCTTCCTTCCCTGTGATTTTCTGCAAGCTCTCCCTGGCTTTATCGTGGTCCTAACCAAAGATGGGAAACTAGTGTGCGTGTCTGAAAATGTTTCCGACTACTTGGGCTTCTCCATG GTTGACATTCTTCAAGGAGATACGTTTTACGACATGATTGACAGCTCTTATGTGGACCTTGTCAGAGAAAACTTAGAGACAGATACTTGCTCATCAAGAG AGATATCTTTTGTGTGTCAGATGCACACTTCCAAGGCATTCCGGCTCCAGCATGGCAGCTACTGCACTCTATTGGTGCGAGGGCGGTTCCAGGCCGACCCGCAGTCCTCCCTGTTCGTGGCCCTGTGCACGCCCACGGTGAACCGGCTAGGAGAGGCCGACCTCCCGTGCTGCACCTCCCATTTCCAGACCTTGCACAATCCAGACATGTCTCTCATGCACACCCCCCACAG TGTGTTTTTCCACCTGGGCTACACCTCAGACGAGTTGGCTGGTCAGTCATGGTACAGTCTGATTCATCCTGAGGACCTGTCCATCGCTGCCTGTGCACAcaaaagcctga TTGAGATGATGGAAGACCCACAGGTGGAGATGGTGTTGAGGCTGCAGTGTAAGGATCTCTCATGGACCTGGCTTTACACCTGTGCTGCCATGTATGCTGGAAAAGATGAAATTGTATGCACAAACTACATCATCAG TGAAACAGAGGCCATCTTCCTCAAGCAAAACATCCACAACAATGCCTTGAGAGTCCCCAATAAGTCATTCAGCAGTCCTGCAGCTTCCCAGGCACCTTTGAGCCCTGAGGGTTACGCTAACAGGTCCCCCAAAAGACGACGGAACTCTGGTCAGCTGGTTGAAGAATCGAGAAAAAGGACTCGGCTATCGGAGCACAGCTTGAATGTCGTCATATGCGACACTCACCCTGGCAACCGAGACAGCCTTTCTGTACATCTGGGACATGGAACCACAGTGTTCTCCAGCCCTCCATACAGCCCAGCCTCCTCCCAGTCGCCCCCCATGCAGGAGGAGCCTAACCCAGACTACTTGTTGGAGGAACAGTGCAACATCACAGAAGGGCTGCTGTCGCCCCCTAGTGGCTCGCCCCATTATAGCCCTCCCGCTAGCAGTGGCAGCAACGGCAGTTTGAATCCAGAGCCCTCTGGCACTTTTACCCCGACTCCAGCGCTCCAGAGTTACCACAGTGAGGCTTTTCATTCCGGCTCCTTTAACGTGGTGTCCTCCCCGACTTCCCTGGGTCCCCAGCCCGTTTGTGTTTTCCCGGACTGTGCGGGGGACACTTGCCTTGTCCCTGACTACCAGCCTCTGTCGGAGGTCTACGAGAGTCCGGCTGACTGCGTCCTACACCCGGAGGACTTTGGCTTGCTGCCTGTGACTCCACTGGATCTGGGAGCGTCCGAGCACTCTCAGGAACTACCACCTGTGTCGCACCAAGCGACCCCTCTGACCCCAGAGGCTCTCCCAGCCGCACCCCTCCAGTTTCACTACAGTGAGCGTGAGCTTGACCACGACCAGGACCAGGTGGAGATCAGCCTGCTGGCTCGCCAAATCTCCTCTCTGGCCAGCAGCTTCAACGCGTACTGCTCACAGGGCCTGGCCCCTGGTGGGAGTGCCTCTCCCCAGCACCAGGACCCTCCACTGGGCTGGCCCCAGCACACTCTCCCCCCGTACCTCACTGCTGGCGCTGGCTCTGAGCCTGTGCTGGACGAGGGTGCGATCGATTGCATCCTGAAGGACCTGGACGGAGTGCTCGGGAGAGTCGAGGGCTGGACACAGCAGCCAGATGTTACCCAGCTGACCCAACGCATCCCGGTAGCCCAGTCACAGGACTCGACTCTGGCCGCTCTGGTAGACTGTCTCCCCACGGAGGGCTTCGCCTCCACTCACACGACTGCTGATCCGCTCATCATGAGGTCAGAATGCCAGGACCAAAACAGTGGGTTGCATCAACTCAACCAGTACGCTTACTGCAGCATTTCACAAG ATGGGCTTGCTGAAGAATCCATGTACTGA